The DNA region AGGGCTATAGCCTCAGGCTCTGGGAAGACTGAACTTCCCTAGTCCTCAGGACACTTCTGGAAAGAACGTAGGCActcgccctctggtggtcagaacGTGGCCCTGCAATGGAAGCCGACCAGGTTTACCACTGAAGGTGGAAGAGGTACCTCTGCAGTCCCACCCCCAAAAGTCCTCACTCTGAGACCCTCCTCACTCAGGCCTGAGGCTGCAGGAATCGCCTTCGGTCTTCACCCAGAGGAAACAGTAGGGAACAACACCAGGAGGGAATCAGGCAAGAGATCAGGACACACAAGAATTCCAGCAGGTTATGCGACCATCTCGTTTAAGTCTCCCACCACCTTTTGAGATTGGCACTGTTATCATCAGCATTTTACAGACGAGGCAACTGCGGTTCAGAGAGGTGGCATCACCTGTTCAGGGTTTCGCAGCAGGTGAAAGGCAGTCTGACGTCAGTACTGCCCAGGTTCAGAGACTGTTCCTGAAGCACTCGAATAGGTTGGGTCCTGCCCAGACATTGTGTGATGAACCAGGTGATTGTTCATGGTCTCCTCTTGACGTAAAACCATGTGCAACTCAACTGAGGCAAGATCCCCAGTGTCCCTGTTGTGTATCAGCCCTTGCTACTGGTCAAAGATGTGACACGAATTCATCACACAACGGAGGGTGCAGTCCCTTTGTGCCTCCCCTTGGAGCGTGCTATGGGCTGAACTgcgtctccccaaattcatatgttaaaactctagcccccagtacctcagaatgtggctgtAATTGGAGaaagggcctttaaagaggtgattaggTAGGGTGGACTCTAATCCAATCTGAGTAGTGctcttataagaaaaagaaatttggacacacagaaagatggcggggggggggggggatggggaggatacaggcacagaggaaagaccatgtgaggacacagcgagaaggcAGACATCTTCAAGGCAAGGAGAGGCCTCCGAAGAAACCAAACCCTCCActctttgatcttggacttttagcctccagaagtgtgagaaaataaatttccgttgtttaagccaccccCTCTGTGGTGCTTGGTTATGACAGCCAAGCTAAGGCAAAGGGGTTGGGAAGGGGACTAACGTTTAGGTTAGGTGCTTTGTGTCTATTACATCAGCAGCACATAGCAGAACTCAGACCcgagtttgaatcccagctctgctcctgacAAGGCAAATGACCTCAGGCAAACGacttctctctctgagcctctcatttctcttctctcagAAGGAGAGAATCCTATCCACAGCACAGGACGCTTGTGAGAGTCAGCGACCACAGTATATGGAAAGCACCTGAAACAGTGCTCAGCCTAAGAGTGTTCAGTAAACCCTAACAGTAACCACTATTATTGCAGGTAGCTGACATGTGAAAGGCagttttcatgttttgtttttttttcttttcttttaaacatttatttatttttagagagagagagagatggatttgttgttccaaacatgcattcattggttgcttcttgtgtgtgccctgactgaggatcgaacccacaaccttggcgtatcgggacgatgctctaaccaactgcgATACCCTGCCAGGGCAGTTATATTCatgttttcaaatgaggaaactgtggctcagagatgttcagtgacttgttcaaggtcacacagctagacagTGACAAGCCATGGCTTCCCTCCAAGAGAGGTTCTGTGCCTTTCCCACAGATTCCCAGCAAAGCTGTGGGTGAAATGGGCCTGGAACCTGTGGTCATTCGAGGCCCCATCCTGTACTCTTGCCACTGCTCCATGCTCCCCAAGTATCTCAAACGAAGAGATACAACCACCTTTCcagcttctccttctctctctctctcttttttataaaggactatttattattttttatttttttaagtatgtttttattgatttcagagagagggagatggagagggagagagatagaaacatcaatgatgagagagaatcattgattggctgcctcctacacaccccctagtggggatcaagcctgcaacccaggcatatgccttgacctggaatcgaaccatgacctcctggttcatgggtcgatgctcaaccacttagccacaccggccagaccaGCTTCTCCTTCTCTGTAAACATCCCACCAATTGCAAACACTCTGTGGAGGACGTGGGGGTAAATGACCCTGGACTTACTCGCGAAATCTTCTTGTGTGATCTTCTGATACTTTGGAGGGCGCCCAGTCCTGGAGAGAGAGGGACCAGGTCCATGGCAGGGAATCAGTGCCTGGCCTTGCCCAAGAGGACAAGAGGCCCTGCACCCTTGCCCTCCGCACCGGCCATGATGGCGAGGCTTCTTCCTTAGGGAGAAGCCCGAGAGGTTCCTCTTACGGGCCGAGGCCTCTGAGTCGGACAGCTCCACTTTCAGCCGGTTCTGGTTTCTCTCAGCCAGGGGGCACCCCGAGAGGCAATGGTGAGCTGTGAACTTGCCTGTGATGTGGCCGGACCCGTCACAACCAGGCGTGGGGCACTTCCTGGGGAAGAAGAAGGCGTAAGTTAGGCTGAACCTGCTTGTTCCCATGAGCCCTTTCCAAGCCTGGCCCCATTCAGAGAGGGTCTTTAGTGAGCGCTGACTGGCCACTCACAGACCCTCTCTGAGCGGTGTCTGAGGGTCTCTCAGCAGGAGCCCTGCCCTCACCGGTGGTGGAAGCTGTACTTAGAGGTCCTCGCGTGCGGCAGGCCCCGGTAGCTGAGAGGGGGACAGCTCTCAGGGGAGGCAGAGCCGAGCTCTCTGGGATCTGGAGGGGCAGGAAGAAGAGTCAGCATaaggtcctggggtgggggtgggggtgggatgaacGGAGAGCAGGGAAGTCAGCCCTGGGAACTAGTTCCCCAGGTAGAAGGGCCCCGAGCCAGGCTGTGACACCACTTCCTGCTACTGGATATCTACCTCTCTGTAGGGAATGAGGGGTTTGGCTCTCATATACTTTGGTGAAACCTGCAGGCCATGCCCTCTGCCTCCTCGGGGGGAGTATCCAACGCAGAGCTGGGTGGGCACAGCTGTACTTAAGAGCCATGTCAGGCAGACTGACATTATTCTCTGTTTCCCTGTTTCATCCCCTAGACTTGGGTAACTTTTTTTAGGCTCTGCCCATGCTTGGAGAGCAATCGAGAAGGATCAACACCCCATGTGAGACAGATGTGGCGGCAGCAGGGAAAtagggctgggggggtggggcggggggatcCTGAGGGTGAGAACTGAGCAGTCCAATGATCTGACCTCTAACCCTGCCTGTAAGGGCCCAGATTTTATTTAACAGAGCCAGCATTTCCTTAGCAAACGCCATGCATGCTCTGTGTGGCCCCTAAGCACATCTCCAAGTGAGTTTCCCTTCACACCTCAATACCCCAAACCCAACAACGGGGGAAGCCAGAGGACTGCTTAGTATAGCAGAaagccctggggcagggagggtgcgAGGTCTCAGAGCTCACAGAGGCCTCCAGAGTCCTGTGTGTCAGACCTGGGCATGCTACCAAAGCGGGGGGTGTAGGAGCTCGGGGTGGGGCTGGACATCAGTAGGAAAGGACCAGCGTGCCCTAGGGGTACACACGGAGAGGAGGCTGCAGGGGATGCCCTGTCTTGGAGCACCAGCCGGCGGGGTGGATGTCCGGGTGGTCGGCATCAATCCAGAAGTCAAAGGCATGACTCCAGCCATCGAAGTGGAGCTGGGGAGGAAAGGCCCTGGGAAGTCAGGCATTCCTCGCGGAGCCCCGCTCAGCCGGGAGGTCCTGCAGGCTCCAGGAGGCTCTCCCCGTCCCCGGAGCCTGTCAGAAGCAAGATCCTCGATGGGAAGAACCAAGGGGCCAACCCCACAATAACCGGTCTTGGCCGTCACGTGTCCCAAGGGCTTCATCATTAAATTATGGGCATCTCCCATCAATCCTTACATAGATCTAAGGATTATTAGGCCCATTTTATAGACGAGAGtgctaaggctcagagaggggaaatgACTTGCTCAGGCACACAAAAGTAAGTCACAGGTGAGGCTAGAATGAGACCCAAGATCTTCAGCCTCAAATTTAGAGCTCTCTTCTCCACAACGTGCAGCCTCCCTTATGCCTGGCTCATGCCATGCCCTTGACCTCGAATGAATCTACAGAATTCCTGCCCAATCGGCCTGTTCACTTCCCCAGCCCAAGGGTCCCAGAGCCACCTTTATCCGATGGTCCTCCACATCCTCCACACTGGCCACACGGATCAGGGATGGGTTCCTGCGGTCCACGGCCTCCAGCTTCATGTTAACAAGGAAGCCGTGTGGGGGTCGCTGCAAGGGGACAGCAGCCTTCAGGCCGAGGCCCAGGACAGCAGTGCTGAGATCCCCAAGAAGGGAGTCCAAGAGCTGTGCCTGGAAaatgggcggggggggcggggcggtggtGGTGCAGAGGCACATCCTAGCTGCCCAAGGGCTCCACGACTGCCTGAGCTCAGCTCTGGGGGCAGGAGAGCCAACTCACCACCTTGAAGGCCCAGGTGGGCACAGCAGAGGTCCCAGTTTCCTCCAGATATTTCTCCCAACAGAAGCTATCAGGGTCTGGGTAGtctggagagaggaagacagCAACGTCTAGGCCCCCAGGCGTACTGGGAGAGCTCTCTGCCCCCAAGGAGAACCAGGAGCATGAAAGAGACAGAGGCCCATGGAGGACAATCTACCCCCGCATCACCACGGCCAGCTCCTTGCGGGAGCTCCGGAGGCAGAGGGGTGCTAGCAAGCACATCACCCCCTCCCCGTTTACAGGGCTGTCTGGGAACCCTGGCTCCCATTCCTCTCCACTGCCCTGCGGCtccggccccagcccagccccctctgAACCTCTGTTGTATGTGGGCCCATGCAATTCTCTGAAAGGGAAGGGAACACTTTCTTCAGTCTGGAATCCTGCACCCTTGTTGTCGGGGAAGGAGTGTCACTTAACTTTCTTCCCTTAAACCTTCATACAGTCGGGGTTTGACAGGACTTTCCTAAAATTAAAGGGTTCTCTACAGGCATAGAAGCTGAGGCTCCTGGGGGTACTGGTATAGGacctggggagaggggtgtggggccaggcccaggctagGGTGTGCTCAGGCTGCACGGTCACCTTGTGGAGGTGTGAGGGGCTTTCCTTGCTTCTGGCACCAGCCAACCGGGTGGATGTAGGGGCTGCTGGGATCACACCTGAAACCCAAGAATATATTTCACTGTCCCAAGTGAAACTTGGAGGCCCTGAGCCTGCTGCCCACAACAGCATGGCGTCAGGGTGCACCCTAATTGTACTTCTTAGTGAGAGTGAGACAGATGGCTGGTGAGCAAGTCAGAAAACTGTAGCATTAACTGAAAGCTCTAACCCCGCCATCTTATCTAAGAGCAAATCATGAATCACAGGGGTCTACTCATCTTAACCTTGGTATTTCTAGATGATACATCTCATATTGCCTATGGctatggccagtgtggctcagtgattatagcaccatcccatgcaccgaagggtcatgggttcagttcccagtcagggcacatacaggaggcaactgatcaatgtttctccctctcttcctcttccttcctctctctctaaaaagttaataaaaaagcaTATCTAAGAGGCATTCTAGCATTCTTAGAAGAGAGCAACTTTATGAAACATGCacttaatattttctaaagtCTTAACAACAAAAGACCATATCTtcgaatgaggattaaaaatatatatattgcatgtGTTTCTTATGATATACACAGATCAAATCCACAGGACAACCAATTATCCCCCTAAATGAATAGGAATGCTAGGGCTGAGCAGGGGCTACATGGTGTCTAAGTTTTCAAAGTCTTGCCTCCCACCCGCTGCCATCCCCTCACCACCCCTGGCCAGGTCTGGGCCCTCCCACTACCAGTAGTCGTAAGTATCGTCCCAGTTGTCAAAGTGCACGAGGAAGCGGCTGTCCACCACGTCGGTCACACTGGCCACACAGACGAGGGATGGGTTCATACGGTCCACAGCCTCCAGCTTCATGCCCACCTGGaagcccaggggtggggaactctGGGGGCAAGAAGAGGGGCTGCCACGGCCAGGCCAGGCAGGCTAGTGCTAGCCTGGAGGCCACTGGCAAGGGAAGGAGTGGGCTCCCTAAGAGCCATGCTGGGGTTAGGGGGTGGGATAAACAGGCAGAATCGTAATCCCCAGCCCAGAGTCACTCAGGAACTTCTGGCCCCCAAGGTGCATTCAGAGGAAGCCGCATAATGGCAGAAGATGGTGACTGGCAGAAGATggtgactggcaggaaggtaCACGTTCACCCAAAGCGTACCAGGTGGAGCGCAGCCTGCCCTACCCAACGAGACAGCTGTCATCACCCACCTTTGATAAGTCAGATAACCTGCCCAGGACCACAGTGCCAATCAATGGTGGGGCCAGGATGGAAAAAGTTTGACTTACAAGTCTGCATCCCCTCTCACAAGAGCGGGTAGAACCCCACCAGTCACTTGGGCACCTGCAGGTATGGTCCCTGGGCTGGACTGGAGGTGCGGGGTAACTGCCTGAATGGCATGGCAGGGTCCTGGGCTTTTGATATAGTGATATTTTTAATGGGGGTCCCCTATATCTCTCAGACCATTTGCTTGGGATTAGGAGATACGTGAACTGCTGGGTAAAGCTGCCAGCTGCCTTGAACAGAGAAAAAGACAAGGTCGAGTTGTTGAGACTAAATAGGAGAGCCTTGATGTATGGCAAAAGGCTGGGAAAGGCAGCTCCCAGGACGGAGGCTCGGACCGCACACCAAAAACTACAGAGCAAACCAAAGCAAGAAACAAGCACGgtgcctggcccgtgtggctcagtggttgaacatcgacccatgaaccaggaggtcacggttcgattccctgtcagggcacatgcctgggtggtgggctcgatcctcacTGGGGGATGTGTAGCCAatcacagccaatcaatgattctctctcatcattgatgtttctatctttctctccctttcccttcctctctgaaataaataaaaatatgtttgaaagagagagagagagagagagagggagagagagagagagagagagagagagagagagagagagagagagacatgcacAGTGACATCTCAGAGCCCAGCCAGAGGCAGTGTGCGGGGGCCTCCGAGGGGACGTACGGAGAAGAGGCTTTCTGTAGAGGGAACTGGGGAGAACCTATGCCCAGCTTCTCCCTCTGGCCTTGGCCTGCCTGGCGTGCCCCTCCCGCTTGGTGGGAGAGACCAGAACAGAGCTGAGAGCACTGGAAGGTGAGCTCTCCTCGGGTCAGTCAGATACCCTGGGTCAGCTGCCGTGACGCTGTCCCCGGGGCAGGTGTCCACTCTGGCTCAGGGGCACTCACGTGGCTTTGGCTCACAAACAGGTGCTTGGGGGCAGCCTGAGCTCTTGTGCTGCGCAGGTACTGACTCCAGCTGAACTCCTCCTCCTTGTAACCTAGGCCCCGCGTGGGGACGAACAGAGCGCCGTGCAGACAGAGGCTGGGCCGCGGCCAGGGCACCCCACACTGAAGCAGCAGAATCGGGCAGGCCTGAGGACCCCACAGCCCTCAAGAACCTGCCCAGGGACCCACGGCTGAAGCAGGATACCTTCGGGTGGACACTCAAAGGGCACGGGCACAGCAGAACCCTGGGGCCACGTCAGAGCAGGAGGTGGTGGAGAGAGGCTGGCTGTGcaatgggggagggaagggagcccACAGGGGAGAAGGGATGGGCCTGAGGGCCACTGCCTCAGTGTGACCAACCTAGCTGGGCCTTACCTTTGGGGGGCTGCAGCTTGTGCCCAGTCTTCTCAAACCAGCCAGCAGGGTGGATGTCAGGGGAGTTGGCATTGATCCAGAAGTCATGGCACTCAGAATACCCATCAAAATGCAGTCGGAGACGATAGCCACACACCTGGCCCCATGAGGGGGAATCACAGGGACCCTAAGGCCAAGCAGACACCCACTCCCTTGCCGTCACCTCTCCtgcccagcctggtcacctcggGGGCTCTAATGCTAGcaggctccccacctcccttcactCCCAGGTTTCCGCCTATCCTGAACCTTGTGCCATACCCTCCTGCAGTGAGGAAAGTTCATGTACTTGTGAGCTCTGAATTCTGGGTACAAGATAGGCACATCCGGTGGCATCCTCCTGCCCTTTAAGACCTAGACAGACCCCATGGGCACCTACCAGGGCTCAGGCTTGCTCAGGGCCCCCCTGGcctttctttctgcttcttctCTCACTGCTCCCCAGTCGCACACTCTGCTCTGGCCTCACTGAGCGAATGGCAGCTCCTTGAACACACGGCCTGTTTCAGCTCCTTGAACACACGGCCTGTTTCATACCCCAGAGCCCTTGCTCACTTCGTTCCTTTTGCCCGGGACACCCTAACCATTCACAGCTCGTCTCTCACGGCTCAGCAGAGGAGCCCCTTCCTCGGTGAAGCTTCTCCTGCCCCCTCGGGGCCTCTCTGCTCACGCCGGTCCCACACCTGAGGGGTGTCACTGATATGTTTACCTGGCTGATTCCCACACCACTGTGGGCTCCTAGACGACAAGCACCTTGTTGGAGTCATGCCAGCGCCCCTGCCCTTGGGATCTCCTCCAGTTCGCCCAGCACTGACGTATACACCCACTTAGTACCATCAGCACCCTCACACTTCATctggtttttgttcatttttcgtCTTTCTATGTGTGCCACCTTAATCCCCCACTAGGCTGTGTGTTTTCTGGGGGCAGGAGAGTGTCTCCCTCATCTGAGCCCGAGCCCTGGATGCCCCTGGCAGGCTCCACCAGTCTATCCTGAGAGACACCATCAGAACGGTGGTGCGAGCCTCGGCTCACCTCGGCCACGGTGAGGATGAAGTACATGGATGGGTGCTGAGGGTCGATGCCTTCCAACTTCATGCCCAATCTGAAGCCATTCTTGTTATGAGTGACCGCCTGGTACTGTCAACGCACAGATTGGAGAGGACCCAGCTTCCATCCAGCCTTATCCTTGCCTAGTGGGCTTGGGGTGAAGGAGCTGCCTTTAGGCCCCACCCGCCGGTACTACCAAAGGGATAACTTATTTGGGGGTCTTTAGTGCAGGGATTCAGAGGGGGACAGAATAGCGCCCAGGTCCCTTGAAAAATGTGTGTTGAGTCAGGGCTGGACTTAAGGGTTCTCTCTCTTCCAAGTCATTTAATTATCAATGTAGAGAATTGAGTAGAAGGCACCAGAATTCAAAAGGCTGCAGGCCCAGTGACGGGTGAGCCTGGTTCCACCTCCCAATTTCTTCCCACCCTGGACATCCCTTATTGTGGGCTCTTCTCTACTCTGGGTTCCCAACCAGCCTCTCCCCTTTCCATTCTGACATCCCTTTAAGAGTTGTCAGACACAGAAAACACCAGAAGGCCTGAGTTGGGTGGTGAGTCCTCGACTGGGAATACAAGCATTTCCTAGGCGGAAGTTGTCCCACTCACGTCCTGGAAGAGGCTGACCGGGGCAGTGATGGCCTTCTGCTCCTCAAGGTAAGACTCCCAGCACCAGCCTTCCTTCTTCTCCCCTGACGCTGTGCACAGGAGACACAGGCTGACATGGGACAGTGGGGATGGTCATGGAGAAGGCCTGAGGGCCAGAGCTGGCTATGAACGAACTTTGTTCCATTTTTCTTAGAACCAGAGGGTCAGAATGGGGGCCAAAACAGCAAGGTCAGACCAGTGACGGGTACAGACTTGCTCATACCACCGAAGGAAAGCAATGCCATGTGATACTCAAGTCTTTGGCCACTGAGCCTGGCAGTGAGGCCTACTCACAACGGGATAGAGGCTAAACAAACAGATGAGATAACCCCAACAGAGAACACACACATACTAATTCACAAACCATAAACATCGTTTTTTTTCTCATACCCTCTCACACACACTAACTGATGCTTACCTATATATGTACAACAGCCCATCACAACTGTAACCTACACTCCCAGCCTCACGCCTCCAAATGCGCGTCCACACAACACCTGACTATATATCCACAGGCCACATACCAGGCTGGCTGCCGTTCCACTCCTCACTTTCTGGAATGCTGGCAGGGAGCTGTCCCTCTggatcctttctttcttctcGCTTCTCCTGTGGAAGGCAAGCCTGATCCCAGCTTCCTGTCCTCATGAATTTGACAGAAGCCCCAGTCGCTATTCCCGGCCCCTCCTGGCTCTCTGGCCACATGGTGTTTTGCCCCAAACAGGTGGAATTGCTCCTAGGCCACCAGAAGGAATGCAGCTCCAGCAGACAACCTCCTACCCCTTGGACACAGAACCCCATGAacacccccctcaccaccaccaccaccagctccaCAACCGGACTGTAATTCACCTCATGCCCAGGGAGGGGAACAGGGCACAAACGCCTGCCTGTGCGGATTCTGACTGCCCACTGGGACTCTCAT from Eptesicus fuscus isolate TK198812 chromosome 12, DD_ASM_mEF_20220401, whole genome shotgun sequence includes:
- the L3MBTL1 gene encoding lethal(3)malignant brain tumor-like protein 1 isoform X2: MVGAEQPPSPELRREGVAEYEAGQAPAGGGDAGTQQPADLPQDPPGDPPRDPPENGATCQCQACEPQQGSRPDPGSSRDGCPPLFQERSVIVENSSGQKYYTSTSELLKPVKKRKYREYHSPSEESEPDALEKREERKDPEGQLPASIPESEEWNGSQPASGEKKEGWCWESYLEEQKAITAPVSLFQDYQAVTHNKNGFRLGMKLEGIDPQHPSMYFILTVAEVCGYRLRLHFDGYSECHDFWINANSPDIHPAGWFEKTGHKLQPPKGYKEEEFSWSQYLRSTRAQAAPKHLFVSQSHSSPPLGFQVGMKLEAVDRMNPSLVCVASVTDVVDSRFLVHFDNWDDTYDYWCDPSSPYIHPVGWCQKQGKPLTPPQDYPDPDSFCWEKYLEETGTSAVPTWAFKVRPPHGFLVNMKLEAVDRRNPSLIRVASVEDVEDHRIKLHFDGWSHAFDFWIDADHPDIHPAGWCSKTGHPLQPPLHPRELGSASPESCPPLSYRGLPHARTSKYSFHHRLTYAFFFPRKCPTPGCDGSGHITGKFTAHHCLSGCPLAERNQNRLKVELSDSEASARKRNLSGFSLRKKPRHHGRTGRPPKYQKITQEDFATLTTDVIHQSFFMSSLSAHPDRPLSVCWEQHCKLLPGVAGISASTVAKWTIDEVFGFVQTLTGCEDQARLFKDEMIDGEAFLLLTQADIVKIMSVKLGPALKIYNAILMFKNADDTLK
- the L3MBTL1 gene encoding lethal(3)malignant brain tumor-like protein 1 isoform X1, which encodes MEGHAEMEMLRTLKGPSPGEVSVHLVARGSPGSGPHLPTTAFIIPASSATLGLPSSSLDVSCFPREPIHVGAPQRVPGSVPVMATVLPQLSAGPAASSSASTVRLLGWTEAEAPAPPPPPGGGLRCRLREYAPRNMVGAEQPPSPELRREGVAEYEAGQAPAGGGDAGTQQPADLPQDPPGDPPRDPPENGATCQCQACEPQQGSRPDPGSSRDGCPPLFQERSVIVENSSGQKYYTSTSELLKPVKKRKYREYHSPSEESEPDALEKREERKDPEGQLPASIPESEEWNGSQPASGEKKEGWCWESYLEEQKAITAPVSLFQDYQAVTHNKNGFRLGMKLEGIDPQHPSMYFILTVAEVCGYRLRLHFDGYSECHDFWINANSPDIHPAGWFEKTGHKLQPPKGYKEEEFSWSQYLRSTRAQAAPKHLFVSQSHSSPPLGFQVGMKLEAVDRMNPSLVCVASVTDVVDSRFLVHFDNWDDTYDYWCDPSSPYIHPVGWCQKQGKPLTPPQDYPDPDSFCWEKYLEETGTSAVPTWAFKVRPPHGFLVNMKLEAVDRRNPSLIRVASVEDVEDHRIKLHFDGWSHAFDFWIDADHPDIHPAGWCSKTGHPLQPPLHPRELGSASPESCPPLSYRGLPHARTSKYSFHHRKCPTPGCDGSGHITGKFTAHHCLSGCPLAERNQNRLKVELSDSEASARKRNLSGFSLRKKPRHHGRTGRPPKYQKITQEDFATLTTDVIHQSFFMSSLSAHPDRPLSVCWEQHCKLLPGVAGISASTVAKWTIDEMIDGEAFLLLTQADIVKIMSVKLGPALKIYNAILMFKNADDTLK
- the L3MBTL1 gene encoding lethal(3)malignant brain tumor-like protein 1 isoform X3 — protein: MVGAEQPPSPELRREGVAEYEAGQAPAGGGDAGTQQPADLPQDPPGDPPRDPPENGATCQCQACEPQQGSRPDPGSSRDGCPPLFQERSVIVENSSGQKYYTSTSELLKPVKKRKYREYHSPSEESEPDALEKREERKDPEGQLPASIPESEEWNGSQPASGEKKEGWCWESYLEEQKAITAPVSLFQDYQAVTHNKNGFRLGMKLEGIDPQHPSMYFILTVAEVCGYRLRLHFDGYSECHDFWINANSPDIHPAGWFEKTGHKLQPPKGYKEEEFSWSQYLRSTRAQAAPKHLFVSQSHSSPPLGFQVGMKLEAVDRMNPSLVCVASVTDVVDSRFLVHFDNWDDTYDYWCDPSSPYIHPVGWCQKQGKPLTPPQDYPDPDSFCWEKYLEETGTSAVPTWAFKVRPPHGFLVNMKLEAVDRRNPSLIRVASVEDVEDHRIKLHFDGWSHAFDFWIDADHPDIHPAGWCSKTGHPLQPPLHPRELGSASPESCPPLSYRGLPHARTSKYSFHHRKCPTPGCDGSGHITGKFTAHHCLSGCPLAERNQNRLKVELSDSEASARKRNLSGFSLRKKPRHHGRTGRPPKYQKITQEDFATLTTDVIHQSFFMSSLSAHPDRPLSVCWEQHCKLLPGVAGISASTVAKWTIDEVFGFVQTLTGCEDQARLFKDEMIDGEAFLLLTQADIVKIMSVKLGPALKIYNAILMFKNADDTLK